In one window of Streptomyces roseofulvus DNA:
- a CDS encoding metal ABC transporter substrate-binding protein, with product MNVRRLIPATAVAGAVTLGLVTLSACGGSSSAADKGTDGKLDVVASFYPMQYLAEQIGGGHVAVQTLTKPGVEPHDLELKPRQIGELADADVLLYLKGIQPAVDEAIAQAGVTHTIDAATLTTLEAHGTESGEGHAHEDEEAHAGEEHAAEESQEGHDHGSEAGNDPHIWLDPVKYAEVAKGVGAAFAKADPDHAADYEKNTAALVKKLGALDTAFETGLKNTATRTFITTHSAFGYLAERYHLDQEGISGMDPESEPSPARIKELQDVAKAEKVTTVFFETLASDKTAKTLAQDTGLKTDVLDPLEGITDASRGDDYIEVMQSNLAALKKALGAK from the coding sequence ATGAACGTACGCCGTCTGATACCCGCCACCGCCGTCGCCGGAGCCGTCACCCTCGGTCTCGTCACCCTCTCCGCCTGCGGCGGAAGCTCCTCGGCCGCCGACAAGGGGACGGACGGCAAGCTGGACGTCGTCGCCTCGTTCTACCCCATGCAGTACCTGGCCGAGCAGATAGGCGGCGGCCACGTGGCCGTCCAGACCCTGACCAAGCCCGGCGTCGAACCGCACGACCTGGAGCTCAAGCCGCGCCAGATCGGCGAGCTCGCCGACGCCGACGTGCTCCTCTACCTCAAGGGCATCCAGCCCGCCGTCGACGAGGCCATCGCCCAGGCCGGCGTCACGCACACGATCGACGCCGCCACCCTCACCACCCTCGAAGCCCACGGCACCGAGTCCGGCGAGGGCCACGCCCACGAGGACGAGGAGGCCCACGCGGGCGAGGAGCACGCCGCCGAGGAGTCCCAGGAGGGCCACGACCACGGCTCAGAGGCCGGGAACGACCCCCACATCTGGCTCGACCCCGTGAAGTACGCCGAGGTCGCCAAGGGCGTCGGCGCCGCCTTCGCGAAGGCCGACCCGGACCACGCGGCGGACTACGAGAAGAACACCGCCGCCCTGGTGAAGAAGCTCGGCGCGCTGGACACCGCGTTCGAGACCGGCCTGAAGAACACCGCTACCAGGACCTTCATCACCACCCACTCCGCCTTCGGCTACCTCGCCGAGCGCTACCACCTGGACCAGGAGGGCATCTCCGGCATGGACCCCGAGTCCGAGCCGAGCCCCGCCCGGATCAAGGAGCTCCAGGACGTCGCGAAGGCCGAAAAGGTCACCACCGTCTTCTTCGAGACCCTCGCCAGCGACAAGACCGCGAAGACCCTCGCGCAGGACACCGGCCTCAAGACCGACGTCCTCGACCCGCTGGAGGGAATCACGGACGCGTCCCGGGGCGATGACTACATCGAGGTCATGCAGTCGAACCTCGCCGCGCTGAAGAAGGCCCTCGGCGCCAAGTGA
- a CDS encoding metal ABC transporter ATP-binding protein: protein MSDEPVISVRGATAALGARPVLRGVDLTVRRGEVAALLGANGSGKSTAVRAIIGQVPLTGGTIELFGTERKRFRDWSRVGYVPQRTTAASGVPATVREVVASGRLARRRFGLPTKADKAAVHRAMELVGLADRAGDSVSALSGGQHQRVLIARALASEPELLIMDEPMAGVDLASQEILASTLREQVAGGTSVLLVLHELGPLEPLIDRAIVLRDGCVVHDGPPPEALGQHALPGHDHVHPHAAGEPLRTGLLT, encoded by the coding sequence GTGAGCGACGAGCCCGTCATCTCCGTCCGTGGCGCCACGGCGGCCCTCGGCGCCCGCCCCGTCCTCCGGGGCGTCGACCTCACCGTCCGGCGCGGTGAGGTCGCCGCCCTGCTCGGCGCCAACGGCTCCGGCAAGTCCACCGCCGTCCGCGCGATCATCGGCCAGGTCCCGCTGACCGGCGGCACGATCGAGCTGTTCGGCACCGAGCGGAAGCGGTTCCGCGACTGGTCCCGGGTCGGCTACGTGCCCCAGCGCACCACCGCCGCCTCCGGCGTGCCCGCCACCGTCCGCGAGGTCGTCGCCTCCGGGCGGCTCGCCCGCCGCCGCTTCGGCCTGCCGACCAAAGCCGACAAGGCCGCCGTCCACCGGGCCATGGAGCTGGTCGGCCTCGCCGACCGCGCCGGCGACTCCGTCTCCGCGCTCTCCGGCGGCCAGCACCAGCGCGTCCTGATCGCCCGCGCGCTCGCCTCCGAGCCCGAGCTCCTGATCATGGACGAGCCGATGGCCGGCGTGGACCTCGCCAGCCAGGAGATCCTCGCCTCGACCCTGCGCGAGCAGGTCGCCGGCGGTACGTCGGTCCTCCTCGTCCTGCACGAACTGGGCCCGCTGGAGCCCCTCATCGACCGCGCGATCGTGCTCCGCGACGGCTGCGTCGTCCACGACGGACCGCCGCCGGAGGCCCTCGGGCAGCACGCGCTGCCCGGCCACGACCACGTACATCCGCACGCGGCCGGCGAGCCGCTCCGCACGGGACTGCTGACCTGA
- a CDS encoding metal ABC transporter permease, with amino-acid sequence MDFLEPAFMQRALLAAVLVGITAPAVGIYLVQRRQALMGDGIGHVAMTGVGLGFLLNSSPVWMATLVAVAGSVAMELIRAYGKTRGDLALALLFYGGMAGGVLLINLAPTGSNANLSSYLFGSLSTVSTEDVTAISVLAAFVVLVTVGLRRQLFAVSQDEEFARVTGLPVRALNLLIAVTAAVTVTVAMRVVGLLLVSALMVVPVAAAQQLSKSFRATFVLAVATGITVTLAGTVTSYYQDVPPGATIVLYAIGVFVVLTLLAAPLAKRRAKAAAQADEDCDARCVPGSRRTTDDVKV; translated from the coding sequence ATGGACTTCCTCGAACCCGCCTTCATGCAGCGGGCGCTGCTCGCGGCCGTGCTCGTCGGCATCACCGCGCCCGCCGTCGGCATCTACCTCGTGCAGCGCCGCCAGGCGCTGATGGGCGACGGCATCGGGCACGTCGCCATGACCGGCGTGGGCCTCGGCTTCCTGCTGAACTCCAGCCCGGTCTGGATGGCCACCCTCGTCGCCGTCGCCGGCTCGGTCGCGATGGAGCTGATCCGGGCGTACGGGAAGACCCGCGGCGACCTCGCGCTCGCGCTGCTCTTCTACGGCGGCATGGCGGGCGGCGTCCTGCTGATCAACCTGGCGCCGACCGGCTCCAACGCCAACCTCAGCTCGTACCTCTTCGGCTCGCTCTCCACGGTCTCCACCGAGGACGTCACCGCGATCAGCGTCCTGGCGGCCTTCGTCGTCCTGGTCACGGTCGGCCTGCGCCGGCAGCTCTTCGCGGTCAGCCAGGACGAGGAGTTCGCCCGGGTCACCGGCCTGCCCGTGCGCGCCCTGAACCTGCTGATCGCGGTCACCGCCGCCGTGACCGTCACGGTCGCCATGCGGGTCGTCGGCCTGCTCCTGGTCAGCGCGCTCATGGTGGTGCCCGTCGCGGCGGCCCAGCAGCTGTCGAAGTCCTTCCGGGCGACCTTCGTCCTCGCGGTGGCGACCGGCATCACGGTCACCCTGGCCGGCACGGTCACCTCGTACTACCAGGACGTCCCGCCCGGCGCGACCATCGTCCTGTACGCGATCGGGGTCTTCGTCGTCCTCACCCTCCTCGCCGCCCCGCTCGCGAAGCGGCGGGCGAAGGCCGCCGCGCAGGCCGACGAGGACTGCGACGCCCGCTGCGTCCCGGGCAGCCGGCGGACCACGGACGACGTGAAGGTGTGA
- a CDS encoding Fur family transcriptional regulator → MATAGPPVRGRSTKQRAAVAAALSEVDEFRSAQELHDMLKHRGDSVGLTTVYRTLQSLADAGEVDALRTSDGETVYRRCASDDHHHHLVCRACGKAVEVEGPMVEQWAEAVAAEHGFVNVAHTVEIFGTCAECAAK, encoded by the coding sequence GTGGCGACGGCAGGACCCCCCGTACGCGGCCGCTCCACCAAGCAGCGGGCCGCGGTGGCGGCAGCGCTGAGCGAGGTGGACGAGTTCCGCAGCGCCCAGGAACTGCACGACATGCTCAAGCACCGCGGCGACTCCGTCGGCCTGACCACCGTCTACCGCACCCTCCAGTCCCTGGCGGACGCGGGCGAGGTGGACGCGCTGCGCACCAGCGACGGAGAGACGGTCTACCGCCGCTGCGCGTCCGACGACCACCACCACCATCTGGTCTGCCGCGCCTGCGGCAAGGCCGTCGAGGTCGAGGGCCCGATGGTGGAGCAGTGGGCCGAGGCGGTCGCGGCGGAGCACGGCTTCGTGAACGTGGCGCACACCGTGGAGATCTTCGGCACCTGCGCGGAGTGCGCGGCGAAGTGA
- a CDS encoding YcxB family protein — translation MNGTSDDPALQDRVELAYPALPADVREAVRVALGAAAWWRGLRWLAYGSAVLAFLIAALELLLPGEPDAGTVAEMAGLGTAAIVVVRLMSRAVARAFLRAARAQGGDARVVVDAEGGRWTSRDTDTVIRWAMLPRYVETDRLFVLLTPRRAGTGFAYLPKHGLADPADADRLRALLDRHSSRV, via the coding sequence GTGAACGGGACCTCCGACGACCCCGCGCTCCAGGACCGGGTCGAGCTCGCCTACCCCGCCCTCCCCGCCGACGTGCGCGAGGCGGTACGCGTCGCCCTCGGGGCCGCCGCCTGGTGGCGGGGCCTGCGGTGGCTCGCGTACGGCTCGGCGGTCCTCGCCTTCCTGATCGCCGCCCTGGAGCTGCTGCTCCCGGGCGAGCCGGACGCGGGGACCGTCGCCGAGATGGCCGGGCTCGGCACCGCCGCGATCGTGGTGGTCCGGCTGATGAGCCGGGCCGTCGCCCGGGCCTTCCTCCGGGCCGCCCGGGCCCAGGGCGGGGACGCCCGGGTCGTCGTCGACGCCGAGGGCGGCCGGTGGACCTCCCGGGACACCGACACCGTCATCCGCTGGGCGATGCTGCCCCGGTACGTGGAGACGGACCGGCTCTTCGTCCTGCTCACCCCGCGCAGGGCCGGCACCGGCTTCGCCTACCTGCCCAAGCACGGCCTCGCCGACCCGGCCGACGCCGACCGGCTCCGGGCCCTCCTGGACCGGCACAGCAGCCGCGTCTGA
- a CDS encoding isoprenyl transferase: MAIARLLGRQRREYRTPEPHPSGARPPKLQSELVPQHVAIVMDGNGRWAKERGLPRTEGHKVGAEQVVDVLQGAIEMGVGAISLYAFSTENWKRSPEEVRFLMNFNRDFIRKTRDQLDELGIRVRWVGRMPKLWKSVAKELQVAQEQTKDNTKLTLYFCMNYGGRAELTDAAQALAEDVKAGRLDPAKITEKTIQKYLYYPDMPDVDLFLRPSGEQRTSNYLIWQSAYAEMVFQDVLWPDFDRRDLWRACVEYAQRDRRFGGVDPADLAVLDKA; this comes from the coding sequence ATGGCCATCGCACGACTCCTCGGGCGCCAGCGCCGGGAGTACAGGACCCCCGAGCCGCACCCGTCCGGCGCCCGCCCGCCGAAGCTCCAGAGCGAGCTCGTGCCGCAGCACGTCGCGATCGTCATGGACGGCAACGGCCGCTGGGCGAAGGAGCGCGGTCTGCCGCGCACCGAGGGCCACAAGGTCGGCGCCGAGCAGGTCGTCGACGTGCTCCAGGGCGCGATCGAGATGGGCGTCGGCGCGATCTCGCTGTACGCCTTCTCCACCGAGAACTGGAAGCGCTCCCCCGAGGAGGTGCGCTTCCTGATGAACTTCAACCGCGACTTCATCCGCAAGACCCGCGACCAGCTCGACGAGCTCGGCATCCGGGTGCGCTGGGTGGGCCGCATGCCCAAGCTGTGGAAGTCGGTCGCCAAGGAGCTCCAGGTCGCCCAGGAGCAGACCAAGGACAACACGAAGCTCACGCTGTACTTCTGCATGAACTACGGCGGCCGCGCGGAGCTCACGGACGCGGCACAGGCGCTCGCGGAGGACGTGAAGGCGGGCCGGCTCGACCCGGCGAAGATCACCGAGAAGACCATCCAGAAGTACCTCTACTACCCGGACATGCCGGACGTGGACCTCTTCCTGCGGCCCAGCGGCGAGCAGCGCACCTCCAACTACCTGATCTGGCAGAGCGCCTACGCCGAGATGGTCTTCCAGGACGTGCTGTGGCCCGACTTCGACCGCCGCGACCTGTGGCGGGCCTGCGTCGAGTACGCCCAGCGCGACCGCCGCTTCGGCGGGGTCGACCCGGCGGACCTGGCCGTCCTCGACAAGGCGTGA
- the recO gene encoding DNA repair protein RecO, protein MSLFRDDGIVLRTQKLGEADRIITILTRGHGRVRAVARGVRRTKSKFGARLEPFSHVDVQFFARGSELVGRGLPLCTQSETIAAYGGGIVTDYARYTAGTAMLETAERFTDHEGEPAVQQYLLLVGGLRTLARGEHAPHLILDAFLLRSLAVNGYAPSFSDCAKCGLDGPNRFFSVAAGGVICGDCRVPGSVVPSAEAIGLLSALLTGDWATADACEPRHVREGSGLVSAYLHWHLERGLRSLRYVEKS, encoded by the coding sequence ATGAGTCTGTTCCGCGACGACGGCATCGTGCTGCGCACCCAGAAGCTGGGCGAAGCGGATCGCATCATCACGATCCTCACCCGCGGGCACGGACGGGTGCGCGCCGTGGCGCGCGGAGTGCGGCGGACCAAGTCCAAGTTCGGCGCGCGCCTCGAACCCTTCTCCCACGTCGACGTGCAGTTCTTCGCCCGCGGCAGCGAGCTGGTCGGACGCGGGCTGCCGCTCTGCACCCAGAGCGAGACCATCGCCGCCTACGGCGGCGGCATCGTCACCGACTACGCCCGCTACACCGCCGGCACCGCGATGCTGGAGACGGCCGAGCGCTTCACCGACCACGAGGGCGAGCCGGCCGTGCAGCAGTACCTGCTGCTCGTCGGCGGACTGCGCACCCTCGCCCGGGGCGAGCACGCCCCCCACCTCATCCTCGACGCCTTCCTGCTCCGCTCCCTCGCCGTGAACGGCTACGCGCCCTCCTTCTCGGACTGCGCCAAATGCGGACTCGACGGCCCGAACCGGTTCTTCTCGGTCGCGGCGGGCGGCGTCATATGCGGCGACTGCCGGGTCCCCGGAAGCGTCGTACCCTCAGCGGAGGCCATCGGCCTGCTCAGCGCGCTGCTCACCGGCGACTGGGCGACGGCGGACGCGTGCGAGCCGCGTCACGTCAGGGAGGGCAGCGGACTGGTGTCCGCCTATCTGCACTGGCACCTGGAGCGCGGCCTGCGCTCCCTGCGGTACGTAGAAAAGAGCTAG
- a CDS encoding FAD-dependent oxidoreductase has translation MPRPLRVAIVGAGPAGIYAADALLKSDTATEPGVSIDIFERMPAPFGLIRYGVAPDHPRIKGIITALHQVLDKPQVRLFGNVNYGTDVHLDDLRSFYDAVIFSTGAMFDRELRIPGVELNGSFGAADFASWYDGHPDVPRTWDLSAEKVAVLGVGNVALDVARILAKTAEELLPTEIPANVHDGLKANKAVEIHVFGRRGPAQAKFSPMELRELDHSPTIEVIVNPEDIDYDEGSIAERRKNKQTDMVAKTLENWAIRDVGDRPHKLFLHFFESPVEILGENGEVVGLRTERTELDGTGNVKGTGVTTDWDVQAVYRAVGYLSDELPKLPWDTVSGTVPDQGGRVMEGDEHMASTYVTGWIRRGPVGLIGHTKGDANETVANLLEDFAAGRLLTPASPEADAVVAFLEGKGLTYTTWEGWYALDAAEKALGEPQGRERVKIVEREDMLRASGAID, from the coding sequence ATGCCCCGCCCCCTCCGGGTCGCGATCGTCGGCGCCGGCCCCGCCGGCATCTACGCCGCCGACGCGCTGCTGAAGTCCGACACCGCCACCGAGCCGGGCGTGTCCATCGACATCTTCGAGCGGATGCCGGCCCCCTTCGGCCTCATCCGCTACGGCGTCGCCCCCGACCACCCGCGGATCAAGGGCATCATCACCGCCCTTCACCAGGTGCTCGACAAGCCGCAGGTCCGCCTCTTCGGCAACGTCAACTACGGCACCGACGTCCACCTCGACGACCTGCGGTCCTTCTACGACGCGGTGATCTTCTCCACCGGCGCCATGTTCGACCGCGAGCTGAGGATCCCCGGCGTCGAGCTGAACGGCTCCTTCGGCGCCGCCGACTTCGCCTCCTGGTACGACGGCCACCCGGACGTCCCGCGCACCTGGGACCTGTCCGCCGAGAAGGTCGCCGTCCTCGGCGTCGGCAACGTCGCCCTCGACGTCGCCCGCATCCTCGCCAAGACCGCCGAGGAGCTGCTGCCGACCGAGATCCCCGCCAACGTCCACGACGGCCTGAAGGCCAACAAGGCCGTCGAGATCCACGTCTTCGGCCGCCGCGGCCCGGCGCAGGCGAAGTTCAGCCCCATGGAGCTGCGCGAGCTCGACCACTCGCCCACCATCGAGGTCATCGTCAACCCCGAGGACATCGACTACGACGAGGGCTCCATCGCCGAGCGGCGCAAGAACAAGCAGACCGACATGGTCGCCAAGACCCTGGAGAACTGGGCGATCCGCGACGTCGGCGACCGCCCGCACAAGCTCTTCCTGCACTTCTTCGAGTCCCCCGTCGAGATCCTCGGCGAGAACGGCGAGGTCGTCGGCCTGCGCACCGAGCGCACCGAACTCGACGGCACCGGGAACGTGAAGGGCACCGGCGTCACCACCGACTGGGACGTCCAGGCCGTCTACCGCGCCGTCGGCTACCTCTCCGACGAGCTGCCCAAGCTCCCCTGGGACACCGTCAGCGGCACCGTCCCGGACCAGGGCGGCCGGGTGATGGAGGGCGACGAGCACATGGCCTCCACCTACGTCACCGGCTGGATCCGCCGCGGCCCGGTCGGCCTCATCGGCCACACCAAGGGCGACGCCAACGAGACCGTCGCGAACCTCCTGGAGGACTTCGCCGCCGGCCGGCTCCTCACCCCGGCCAGCCCGGAGGCCGACGCCGTCGTCGCCTTCCTGGAGGGCAAGGGCCTCACCTACACGACGTGGGAGGGCTGGTACGCGCTCGACGCCGCCGAGAAGGCGCTGGGCGAGCCGCAGGGCCGCGAGCGCGTGAAGATCGTCGAGCGCGAGGACATGCTCCGCGCCAGCGGCGCGATCGACTGA
- a CDS encoding LuxR family transcriptional regulator: protein MSAPVVDRAGRARDAVAHERWAEAYTLLHARDRHPDRALTAGELDALSDAAWWSGHLDESVAARLRAHSAHVAAGDHRGAGAAAWWLHHEYAGLGRPAVAAGWLHRAHHHLDELPPCPEQSLLAWTDVEEATARGDGPAALAAAARMTRLAEDSGSPDLRALGRQAGATALLARGHRAEGLALLDEAVRAAAAGELSVLCTGRLYGLALTRCEEAADLGRAVEWTRTAMEWCATTGDGENPFRGIIRAHRVAVLDLLGEWTAAEEEARRACREVPPDSLESAAAAYCAVGDVQRRQGRLDQAARSYAHAHELGRLPQPGLALLRLAQGRAETAAAGLRLALACQDARHGPMARARLLAAATEVALATGAVREAADAAAELDVLAGDVPLLRALADTAAGAVALVTEPDATPAALRRALDGWLRLRVPYEAARVRTLLAAAARAAGDHEAARREQALARDGFARLGAGAGPDARGPAIGGHTVNGVP from the coding sequence GTGTCCGCACCCGTCGTCGACCGCGCCGGCCGGGCCCGGGACGCGGTGGCCCACGAGCGGTGGGCCGAGGCGTACACGCTGCTGCACGCCCGTGACCGGCACCCCGACCGGGCGCTGACCGCCGGCGAGCTCGACGCGCTCTCCGACGCCGCCTGGTGGTCCGGGCACCTCGACGAGTCCGTCGCGGCCCGGCTGCGGGCGCACTCCGCCCACGTCGCCGCCGGCGACCACCGCGGCGCGGGCGCGGCCGCCTGGTGGCTCCACCACGAGTACGCGGGCCTGGGCCGGCCCGCCGTCGCGGCCGGCTGGCTGCACCGCGCCCACCACCACCTGGACGAACTGCCGCCCTGCCCCGAGCAGTCCCTCCTCGCCTGGACCGACGTCGAGGAGGCCACCGCCCGCGGCGACGGACCCGCCGCCCTGGCCGCCGCCGCCCGGATGACCCGCCTCGCCGAGGACTCCGGCAGCCCCGACCTGCGGGCGCTCGGCCGGCAGGCCGGCGCGACCGCGCTGCTCGCCCGGGGCCACCGCGCCGAGGGGCTCGCCCTCCTCGACGAGGCCGTGCGCGCGGCCGCCGCCGGCGAGCTGAGCGTCCTCTGCACCGGCCGGCTGTACGGGCTGGCCCTCACCCGGTGCGAGGAGGCGGCCGACCTCGGACGGGCCGTCGAGTGGACCCGTACCGCGATGGAGTGGTGCGCCACCACGGGCGACGGCGAGAACCCCTTCCGCGGGATCATCCGGGCCCACCGGGTCGCGGTCCTGGACCTCCTCGGGGAGTGGACCGCGGCCGAGGAGGAGGCCCGGCGGGCCTGCCGGGAGGTGCCGCCGGACAGCCTGGAGTCGGCCGCCGCCGCGTACTGCGCCGTCGGTGACGTCCAGCGCCGCCAGGGCCGCCTGGACCAGGCCGCCCGCTCCTACGCCCACGCCCACGAACTGGGCCGGCTCCCCCAGCCCGGCCTCGCCCTGCTGCGGCTCGCGCAGGGCCGCGCGGAAACGGCGGCGGCCGGGCTGCGGCTCGCGCTGGCCTGCCAGGACGCCCGCCACGGCCCCATGGCCCGGGCCCGGCTGCTGGCCGCCGCCACCGAGGTCGCCCTCGCCACGGGAGCCGTACGGGAGGCGGCGGACGCGGCGGCCGAACTCGACGTGCTGGCCGGCGACGTGCCGCTGCTGCGCGCCCTCGCCGACACCGCGGCCGGCGCGGTCGCCCTGGTCACGGAGCCCGACGCGACGCCGGCGGCGCTGCGGCGGGCCCTCGACGGCTGGCTCCGGCTGCGGGTGCCGTACGAGGCGGCGCGGGTGCGGACGCTGCTCGCGGCGGCCGCCCGGGCGGCCGGGGACCACGAGGCCGCCCGGCGGGAACAGGCCCTCGCCCGGGACGGCTTCGCACGGCTCGGCGCCGGTGCCGGTCCGGACGCCCGCGGGCCTGCCATCGGCGGGCACACGGTGAACGGCGTCCCGTAG
- a CDS encoding TerB family tellurite resistance protein, protein MRSARKTRGGKLTVCGIRTSWNTIGDGEFFCEECGGDRNYRRRTGRRRFAVLGVPLLPRGCTGPVVECASCHTHFGTEVLERPTTGRFSAMLRDAVHTVALAVLAAGGTGSREVLDRAVHAVRSAGYADCTAVQLVDLVEALEADTGRFMPEINPEGTLLAIEIHEAVAPLTPHLEPAGRESLLLQAARIALADGGYSPAEQEVLGTVGTALGLPPEDVLRLLATARTVS, encoded by the coding sequence GTGCGTTCTGCCCGGAAAACACGTGGTGGGAAGCTGACCGTCTGCGGCATCCGCACTTCCTGGAACACCATCGGCGACGGAGAGTTCTTCTGCGAGGAGTGCGGCGGCGACCGCAACTACCGGCGGCGCACCGGCCGCCGCCGGTTCGCCGTCCTCGGCGTCCCGCTGCTGCCCCGGGGCTGTACCGGGCCGGTCGTGGAGTGCGCCTCCTGCCACACCCACTTCGGCACCGAGGTGCTGGAGCGGCCGACCACCGGCCGCTTCTCGGCGATGCTGCGGGACGCCGTCCACACCGTCGCCCTCGCCGTCCTGGCGGCCGGCGGCACCGGCTCCCGCGAGGTCCTGGACCGGGCCGTGCACGCCGTCCGGTCCGCCGGCTACGCCGACTGCACGGCCGTCCAGCTCGTCGACCTGGTCGAGGCGCTGGAGGCCGACACCGGGCGGTTCATGCCGGAGATCAACCCCGAGGGCACCCTCCTCGCCATCGAGATCCACGAGGCCGTCGCCCCCCTCACCCCGCACCTGGAGCCCGCCGGCCGGGAGTCGCTGCTCCTCCAGGCGGCCCGGATCGCGCTCGCCGACGGCGGCTACAGCCCGGCCGAGCAGGAGGTCCTGGGCACCGTCGGGACCGCCCTCGGCCTGCCGCCCGAGGACGTCCTGCGCCTGCTCGCCACGGCCCGGACGGTCTCCTGA
- the leuA gene encoding 2-isopropylmalate synthase, translated as MSQSPFVSRPTPITNATHTQKPSGMPIHKYGRYEAVEIPDRTWPERRITKAPRWLSTDLRDGNQALIDPMSPARKREMFDLLVRLGYKEIEVGFPSSGETDFAFVRSIIEEGAIPDDVTISVLTQAREDLIERTVESLKGAKRATVHLYNATAPTFRRVVFRGSKDDIKQIAVDGTRLVMEYAEKLLGPETTFGYQYSPEIFTDTELDFALEVCEAVCDVWQPGPGREIILNLPATVERSTPSTHADRFEWMSRNLTRREYVCLSVHPHNDRGTAVAAAELAIMAGADRIEGCLFGQGERTGNVDLVTLGMNLFSQGVDPQIDFSQIDEIRRTSEYCNQMEVHPRHPYAGDLVYTAFSGSHQDAIKKGFDAMEADAAAKGVTVDDIEWAVPYLPIDPKDVGRSYEAVIRVNSQSGKGGIAYVLKNDHKLDLPRRMQIEFSRIIQAKTDAEGGEVTPAQIWSVFQDEYLPNPDNAWGRIQLRSGQSTSDTDGTDTLRVEAVVDGVETVLTGAGNGPISAFFDALQSVGVDARLLDYQEHTMSEGASAQAASYIECAIDGRVLWGIGIDANTTRASLKAVVSAVNRSAR; from the coding sequence ATGTCCCAGTCTCCCTTCGTCAGCCGTCCGACGCCGATCACCAACGCGACGCACACCCAGAAGCCGTCCGGCATGCCGATCCACAAGTACGGCCGGTACGAGGCCGTCGAGATCCCGGACCGCACCTGGCCCGAGCGGCGCATCACCAAGGCGCCCCGCTGGCTCTCCACCGACCTGCGCGACGGCAACCAGGCCCTGATCGACCCGATGTCCCCCGCCCGCAAGCGGGAGATGTTCGACCTGCTGGTACGCCTGGGCTACAAGGAGATCGAGGTCGGCTTCCCGTCCTCCGGAGAGACCGACTTCGCCTTCGTCCGCTCCATCATCGAAGAGGGCGCGATCCCGGACGACGTCACCATCTCCGTCCTGACCCAGGCCCGCGAGGACCTGATCGAGCGGACCGTGGAGTCCCTGAAGGGCGCCAAGCGCGCGACCGTCCACCTGTACAACGCCACCGCGCCGACCTTCCGCCGGGTCGTCTTCCGCGGCTCCAAGGACGACATCAAGCAGATCGCCGTCGACGGCACCCGCCTGGTGATGGAGTACGCCGAGAAGCTGCTGGGCCCGGAGACCACCTTCGGCTACCAGTACAGCCCGGAGATCTTCACCGACACCGAGCTGGACTTCGCCCTGGAGGTCTGCGAGGCCGTCTGCGACGTCTGGCAGCCCGGCCCCGGCCGCGAGATCATCCTCAACCTGCCCGCCACCGTGGAGCGTTCGACGCCGTCCACGCACGCGGACCGTTTCGAGTGGATGTCCCGCAACCTGACCCGCCGCGAGTACGTCTGCCTGTCGGTCCACCCGCACAACGACCGCGGCACCGCCGTCGCCGCCGCCGAGCTGGCCATCATGGCCGGCGCCGACCGCATCGAGGGCTGCCTGTTCGGGCAGGGCGAGCGGACCGGCAACGTCGACCTGGTCACCCTGGGCATGAACCTGTTCAGCCAGGGCGTCGACCCGCAGATCGACTTCTCGCAGATCGACGAGATCCGCCGCACCAGCGAGTACTGCAACCAGATGGAGGTCCACCCGCGCCACCCCTACGCGGGCGACCTGGTCTACACCGCCTTCTCCGGCTCCCACCAGGACGCCATCAAGAAGGGGTTCGACGCCATGGAGGCCGACGCGGCCGCGAAGGGCGTCACCGTCGACGACATCGAGTGGGCCGTCCCGTACCTGCCCATCGACCCCAAGGACGTCGGCCGCTCCTACGAGGCCGTCATCCGGGTCAACTCGCAGTCCGGCAAGGGCGGCATCGCCTACGTCCTGAAGAACGACCACAAGCTGGACCTGCCCCGCCGGATGCAGATCGAGTTCTCCCGGATCATCCAGGCCAAGACCGACGCCGAGGGCGGCGAGGTCACCCCGGCGCAGATCTGGTCCGTCTTCCAGGACGAGTACCTGCCCAACCCGGACAACGCCTGGGGCCGCATCCAGCTGCGCTCCGGCCAGTCCACCTCGGACACCGACGGCACCGACACCCTGCGCGTCGAGGCGGTCGTCGACGGCGTCGAGACCGTCCTGACCGGCGCCGGCAACGGCCCGATCTCCGCCTTCTTCGACGCCCTGCAGTCGGTCGGCGTGGACGCCCGCCTGCTGGACTACCAGGAGCACACCATGAGCGAGGGCGCCTCCGCGCAGGCCGCCTCGTACATCGAGTGCGCCATCGACGGACGGGTGCTGTGGGGCATCGGCATCGACGCCAACACCACCCGCGCCTCCCTGAAGGCGGTCGTCTCGGCGGTCAACCGCTCGGCCCGCTGA